Proteins encoded within one genomic window of Variovorax sp. OAS795:
- a CDS encoding dihydrodipicolinate synthase family protein: protein MLTYKRADARAWARDNLTGCSAVTIPSYSADLKRLNERGIRHDVALAKELGFKHTLLCAEVAISPEENAQFTAWAADTAGPDFGLFFHAAFNTLAENIQAVKLAEAAGATMVLLSYPAQFWPTTEQEVFDYTKEMCDATQLGVMLFPLPAWGFERIHPAGMSVALVRRLLDACPNIVAIKSEQGFPLPAGICEMYHHFRDEVVISCPIEGDAIPLMSLMKMQFSGTSNTQWMGDYYPRAFELARTGKWEEAMQLYWQVNPARGANGAATQAYIGGTSVLNRTMWKYQDWLAGFNGGPLRAPAMRIPDRFLKVLRQGLVASGLPVTSDPDSAFMVGRHPC, encoded by the coding sequence ATGCTTACCTACAAGCGCGCAGACGCGCGGGCCTGGGCCCGCGACAACCTGACCGGCTGCTCCGCCGTGACCATCCCGAGCTATTCCGCCGATCTCAAGCGCCTGAACGAACGCGGCATCCGCCATGACGTGGCGCTGGCCAAGGAACTCGGGTTCAAGCACACGCTGCTGTGCGCCGAAGTGGCCATCTCGCCGGAGGAGAACGCGCAGTTCACCGCCTGGGCGGCGGACACGGCGGGCCCGGACTTCGGCCTGTTCTTCCATGCGGCCTTCAACACGCTGGCGGAGAACATCCAGGCTGTGAAGCTCGCGGAGGCCGCCGGCGCCACCATGGTGCTGCTGTCCTATCCCGCGCAGTTCTGGCCGACGACGGAGCAGGAAGTCTTCGACTACACCAAGGAAATGTGCGACGCGACCCAGCTGGGCGTGATGCTGTTTCCGTTGCCGGCCTGGGGCTTCGAGCGCATCCATCCGGCAGGCATGTCGGTCGCGCTGGTGCGGCGGCTGCTCGACGCATGCCCGAACATCGTGGCGATCAAGTCGGAGCAGGGCTTCCCGCTGCCGGCCGGCATCTGCGAGATGTACCACCACTTTCGCGACGAGGTGGTCATCAGCTGCCCGATCGAGGGCGATGCCATCCCGCTCATGAGCCTGATGAAGATGCAGTTCTCCGGCACCAGCAACACGCAGTGGATGGGCGACTACTATCCGCGCGCCTTCGAGCTGGCCCGCACCGGAAAGTGGGAAGAGGCGATGCAGCTGTACTGGCAGGTCAACCCGGCGCGCGGCGCGAACGGCGCCGCCACGCAGGCCTACATCGGCGGCACGTCGGTGCTGAACAGGACCATGTGGAAGTACCAGGACTGGCTCGCCGGCTTCAATGGCGGCCCGCTGCGGGCTCCGGCCATGCGCATCCCCGACCGGTTCCTGAAGGTGCTTCGCCAGGGGCTGGTGGCTTCGGGACTGCCGGTGACCTCCGATCCGGACAGCGCCTTCATGGTTGGCCGGCATCCCTGCTGA
- a CDS encoding tripartite tricarboxylate transporter substrate-binding protein, which produces MFAPPGTPAPVIERLNQALNTVLQKEALKAPFRELGMVPRAGPPSLLIDQVRHDTDLYRRVIHEAKLKFE; this is translated from the coding sequence ATCTTTGCGCCGCCGGGCACGCCCGCACCGGTGATCGAGCGGTTGAACCAGGCGCTGAACACCGTCCTGCAGAAAGAGGCGCTGAAGGCGCCCTTCCGCGAACTCGGCATGGTCCCGCGTGCCGGCCCGCCAAGCCTGTTGATCGACCAGGTGCGCCATGACACCGATCTGTACAGGCGCGTCATCCACGAAGCCAAGCTGAAATTCGAATGA
- a CDS encoding ornithine cyclodeaminase family protein, with amino-acid sequence MNSINLHLPEVAAADAPVFVSSETAAAVFQWLPAVRALQQTYARPMGPSAVPRRTIAAGAAERASLRTMTAVPPGSRYYGAKLMGMAFGAAGRQLEYAVVLFDATTGSLAAIVDGNLVTAYRTAATSAAALDRLAPERPASLAVLGSGLEARMHTLAIAAVRELHEIKVYSPTPRKCEAFAKALGAELGVRAHAVESPAEAVGGADIVLAAARSYGEKPILHGEWLAPHATVVSIGSTLPDQREVDSSVVARAGLIVCDNVEEVLEESGDMLAARRDGVEPEAKCVSLNDLMSGKASHTRREGEVAMYKSVGSGLQDVVVAGMILDLARAAGLATPLPIRFETKRIG; translated from the coding sequence ATGAACTCAATCAACCTCCATCTCCCCGAAGTCGCCGCAGCGGATGCGCCCGTGTTCGTCTCCTCCGAAACCGCGGCTGCCGTTTTCCAGTGGCTGCCGGCGGTGCGCGCCTTGCAGCAAACCTATGCGCGGCCGATGGGTCCGAGCGCGGTGCCTCGGCGCACCATCGCCGCGGGCGCCGCGGAGCGTGCGTCGCTGCGAACCATGACCGCGGTACCGCCGGGATCGCGCTACTACGGCGCCAAGCTGATGGGCATGGCCTTCGGTGCGGCGGGTCGGCAGCTCGAGTACGCCGTCGTCCTGTTCGATGCCACCACGGGCTCGCTGGCCGCGATCGTCGATGGCAACCTCGTCACGGCCTACCGCACGGCCGCCACGTCGGCCGCGGCCCTGGACCGGCTCGCGCCGGAGCGCCCCGCGAGCCTCGCCGTCCTTGGCAGCGGCCTGGAAGCGCGCATGCATACGCTCGCCATCGCCGCGGTGCGCGAGCTGCACGAGATCAAGGTCTACAGCCCCACACCGCGCAAGTGCGAGGCCTTCGCGAAAGCCCTGGGCGCCGAGCTGGGCGTTCGCGCGCATGCCGTCGAGTCGCCCGCAGAAGCCGTGGGCGGCGCAGACATCGTGCTGGCGGCTGCGCGCTCTTATGGCGAGAAACCCATCCTGCACGGCGAGTGGCTCGCGCCCCATGCGACGGTGGTCTCCATCGGATCGACGCTGCCGGACCAGCGCGAAGTCGACAGCAGCGTGGTGGCCCGTGCCGGCCTCATCGTCTGCGACAACGTGGAGGAAGTGCTCGAGGAATCCGGCGACATGCTGGCCGCGCGGCGGGACGGTGTCGAGCCGGAGGCCAAGTGCGTCAGCCTCAACGACCTGATGTCCGGCAAGGCGAGCCACACCCGCCGCGAAGGCGAGGTGGCCATGTACAAGTCGGTCGGCTCCGGACTGCAGGACGTGGTGGTCGCCGGGATGATCCTCGACCTCGCGCGTGCCGCCGGCCTGGCGACGCCGCTGCCGATCCGATTCGAAACCAAGCGCATCGGCTGA
- a CDS encoding NAD-dependent succinate-semialdehyde dehydrogenase: MKNLLKDPELFRAAAFVDGEWIDATPHGKYTLHNPATDEPLVELPRFRQDETAQAIEVAHRAFLGWRKTTAKHRSEVLRRWYELMVAHSDDLATLITLEEGKPLAEARTEVQYAASFLQWFSEEAKRVRGDVVPAPKETQRIVVLKEPIGVCAAITPWNFPAAMITRKAGPALAAGCSMVVKPASQTPLTALALAELARRAGVPAGVFNVVTGNDTRDIGSQLTSHPLVRKITFTGSTEVGRVLLAQAAGTIKKCSMELGGNAPFIVFDDADLDAAADGLVAAKFRNTGQACISANRVLVQGGVYDAFAAKLVERVRKLRVGNGLEPDVQLGPLIDDGAVRKVEEHIADAVAQGAIVLHGGHRHPLGGRFFEPTVVTGATSDMALAREETFGPLAPLFRFEKDEEAFAIANATEFGLAAYLYSRDAARIWRASAAIESGMIGINCGLISNEVAPFGGLKQSGLGREGSHHGIEEFLEVKYLCWDGLAPVFS, translated from the coding sequence ATGAAGAACCTGCTGAAAGATCCCGAACTGTTCCGCGCCGCCGCCTTCGTGGACGGCGAGTGGATCGATGCCACGCCGCACGGCAAGTACACCTTGCACAACCCTGCCACCGATGAGCCGCTTGTCGAGTTGCCCCGCTTCAGGCAGGACGAGACGGCGCAGGCCATCGAGGTGGCGCACCGCGCCTTCCTCGGCTGGCGCAAGACCACGGCCAAGCACCGCTCCGAGGTGCTGCGCCGCTGGTACGAGCTCATGGTCGCGCACAGCGATGACCTGGCAACCTTGATCACGCTGGAGGAGGGCAAGCCGCTGGCCGAAGCCAGGACCGAGGTTCAGTACGCGGCATCGTTCCTCCAGTGGTTTTCCGAGGAAGCCAAGCGGGTGCGCGGCGACGTGGTTCCCGCGCCCAAGGAAACCCAGCGCATCGTGGTGCTGAAGGAGCCGATCGGCGTCTGCGCGGCCATCACGCCCTGGAATTTTCCGGCGGCGATGATCACGCGCAAGGCGGGGCCGGCGTTGGCTGCGGGCTGCAGCATGGTCGTGAAGCCCGCGAGCCAGACGCCGCTCACCGCACTCGCGCTGGCCGAGCTGGCGCGGCGCGCCGGCGTCCCCGCGGGTGTGTTCAATGTGGTGACCGGCAATGACACGCGCGACATCGGCAGCCAGCTCACATCGCATCCTCTCGTGCGCAAGATCACCTTCACCGGCTCGACCGAAGTGGGGCGCGTGCTGCTGGCGCAAGCCGCGGGCACGATCAAGAAGTGCTCGATGGAACTGGGAGGCAACGCACCCTTCATCGTCTTCGACGATGCGGACCTCGATGCGGCCGCAGACGGCCTGGTCGCGGCCAAGTTCCGTAACACCGGCCAGGCGTGCATCAGCGCCAACAGGGTGCTCGTCCAGGGCGGCGTGTACGACGCGTTTGCCGCCAAGCTGGTCGAGCGCGTCCGCAAGCTGCGCGTCGGCAACGGCCTGGAGCCGGACGTTCAACTCGGTCCGCTGATCGACGACGGGGCCGTGCGGAAGGTTGAGGAGCACATCGCGGATGCCGTCGCGCAGGGTGCCATCGTGCTGCACGGCGGACATCGCCATCCGCTGGGAGGCCGCTTCTTCGAGCCGACCGTCGTGACCGGTGCGACGTCGGACATGGCGCTGGCGCGCGAAGAGACCTTCGGCCCTCTCGCACCGCTCTTTCGCTTCGAGAAGGACGAGGAGGCGTTCGCGATTGCCAACGCGACCGAGTTCGGGCTTGCCGCCTATCTCTACAGCCGCGACGCCGCGCGCATCTGGCGGGCTTCGGCGGCCATCGAGTCCGGGATGATCGGCATCAACTGCGGGTTGATCTCGAACGAAGTGGCGCCGTTCGGCGGCCTGAAGCAAAGCGGGCTGGGACGCGAAGGCTCGCACCACGGCATCGAGGAGTTCCTGGAGGTCAAGTACCTGTGCTGGGATGGGCTTGCGCCCGTGTTCAGTTAA
- a CDS encoding MMPL family transporter, with product MHPSKGSESDSALQLNPASGSFLERAIFNHRRVIMCLCALITLVLGWQATRLQLNASFEKTIPVHHPYVQNYLKHQTDLSGLGNAVRIAVANPGGTIYESAYLDALRRLSDEVFLIPGVARNQMKSLWTPTTRWVGVTEDGLEGGPVIPDGYDGSATSLANLQSNIARSGEIGQLVALDARSSVIYVPLLAKGSDGRPLDYTQLATRLEELRTKYETQGLTLHIVGFAKIVGDLIEGVRSVVLFFGFAVVIAAGMVFWYTRCLRSTALVLVASLTAVVWELGLLPTLGFALDPYSILVPFLVFAIGMSHGAQKMNGIMQDVGRGMHKLVAARLTFRRLFLAGLTALLADVVGFAVLLVIDIQSIRELAIAASLGVGALIFTNLILLPVLLSYTGVSAKAAERSLRSQQPGTAKHPVWAVLDLFTHKRYASLAVIAGLIMAVAGMFASTHLKIGDLDPGAPELRSHSRYNRDVAFMNAAYGASSDVLAVMVKVPDGQCSKFETLNKVDALEWELRQLEGVESTNTLALLNRRVLTGLNEGNPKWFEFLSNQDMLNTVTAGAPRGLYNEACNLLTMYVFLRDHRADTLTRVREHVEQFARENDTTDVRFLLAAGNAGIEATTNIVVKDAWRQMLFLVYGAVIVLCFVTFRSWRAVVVAVLPLVLTSFLAEALMVALGMGIKVATLPVIALGVGIGVDYALYILSVTLAQLRDGKSLSEAYHQSLLFTGKVVMLTGFTLAVGVITWVASPIKFQADMGVLLAFMFLWNMLGALVLLPALAYFLLPTGTKYPSTAAALRPAENPSL from the coding sequence ATGCATCCTTCCAAAGGCAGCGAATCCGATTCCGCGCTGCAACTCAATCCGGCTTCAGGCTCGTTTCTCGAGCGCGCGATCTTCAATCACCGGCGGGTCATCATGTGCCTGTGCGCACTGATTACCCTCGTGCTCGGCTGGCAGGCAACGCGGCTGCAGCTCAATGCGAGTTTCGAGAAAACGATCCCCGTCCATCATCCGTACGTTCAGAACTACCTGAAGCACCAGACGGACCTGAGCGGCCTCGGCAATGCCGTGCGGATCGCGGTAGCGAATCCCGGCGGCACGATCTACGAATCCGCATATCTCGATGCGCTGCGCCGGCTCAGCGACGAGGTCTTCCTCATCCCTGGTGTGGCACGCAACCAGATGAAGTCGTTGTGGACGCCCACGACCCGCTGGGTTGGCGTCACGGAAGACGGCCTCGAAGGTGGGCCGGTGATTCCCGACGGATACGACGGATCGGCCACAAGCCTCGCGAACCTGCAATCCAACATCGCTCGATCCGGAGAAATTGGACAGCTGGTGGCCTTGGACGCCCGTTCCAGCGTGATTTACGTCCCCTTGCTGGCAAAAGGCTCCGACGGACGGCCGCTCGACTACACCCAGCTGGCCACCCGCCTCGAGGAGCTTCGCACGAAGTACGAGACGCAAGGCCTGACCCTGCATATCGTCGGCTTCGCCAAGATCGTCGGCGATCTGATCGAAGGCGTGCGCTCCGTGGTGCTGTTCTTCGGCTTCGCCGTCGTGATCGCGGCGGGCATGGTTTTCTGGTACACGCGATGCCTCCGATCGACTGCGCTCGTACTGGTCGCATCGCTGACCGCCGTGGTGTGGGAGCTTGGACTGCTCCCGACGCTCGGATTCGCCCTCGACCCGTATTCGATACTCGTGCCGTTTCTCGTTTTTGCGATCGGCATGAGCCACGGCGCGCAAAAAATGAACGGCATCATGCAGGACGTCGGACGGGGAATGCACAAGCTGGTTGCGGCTCGGCTCACATTTCGCCGCCTCTTTCTCGCGGGCTTGACGGCGCTGCTCGCCGACGTCGTCGGGTTCGCCGTGCTGCTGGTGATCGACATCCAGTCGATCCGCGAACTGGCCATCGCGGCCAGTCTGGGCGTTGGCGCCTTGATCTTCACCAACCTGATCCTGCTGCCGGTGCTTCTAAGCTACACCGGTGTCAGCGCCAAGGCGGCGGAACGCAGCCTGAGATCGCAGCAACCCGGCACGGCAAAACACCCCGTCTGGGCCGTGCTCGATCTGTTCACGCACAAGCGATACGCCAGCCTGGCGGTGATCGCCGGCCTGATCATGGCGGTGGCAGGGATGTTTGCAAGCACGCACCTGAAGATCGGCGATCTCGATCCAGGGGCACCGGAGCTGCGCTCCCACAGCCGTTACAACCGCGACGTCGCGTTCATGAATGCCGCCTACGGCGCTTCGAGCGATGTGCTCGCCGTCATGGTGAAGGTGCCGGACGGCCAGTGTTCCAAGTTCGAGACACTCAACAAGGTCGACGCGCTGGAGTGGGAGTTGCGCCAGCTGGAAGGCGTCGAAAGCACCAATACGCTCGCACTGCTGAATCGACGCGTCCTCACCGGATTGAACGAGGGAAACCCGAAATGGTTCGAGTTTCTTTCGAATCAGGACATGCTGAACACGGTGACGGCCGGCGCTCCAAGGGGGCTCTACAACGAAGCGTGCAACCTGTTGACGATGTATGTATTCCTCAGGGATCACCGCGCCGACACGCTGACGCGCGTGCGAGAGCACGTGGAGCAATTCGCCCGAGAGAACGACACCACCGACGTTCGCTTTCTGCTGGCTGCTGGCAATGCCGGGATCGAGGCCACCACCAACATCGTCGTCAAGGACGCCTGGCGGCAGATGCTCTTCCTGGTCTACGGCGCTGTCATCGTCCTTTGCTTCGTCACGTTCCGGTCCTGGCGTGCGGTGGTGGTCGCCGTGCTGCCGCTGGTGCTGACCTCCTTCCTTGCGGAAGCCTTGATGGTCGCCCTGGGCATGGGGATCAAAGTGGCGACCCTGCCTGTCATTGCCCTGGGGGTCGGCATCGGGGTCGACTATGCGCTGTACATCCTCTCCGTGACGCTGGCGCAGCTGCGAGACGGCAAGTCCTTGTCGGAGGCCTATCACCAATCCCTGCTTTTCACCGGCAAGGTGGTCATGCTCACCGGGTTCACGCTTGCAGTGGGCGTCATCACGTGGGTTGCGAGCCCGATCAAGTTTCAGGCCGACATGGGTGTGCTCCTCGCGTTCATGTTCCTCTGGAACATGCTCGGAGCGCTGGTGCTGCTGCCGGCCCTCGCGTACTTCCTGCTGCCGACGGGTACCAAGTACCCTTCCACCGCTGCAGCCCTGCGTCCAGCGGAAAATCCGAGTCTTTAA
- a CDS encoding YCF48-related protein, translating to MKRRTFVVSLSTCGSAWASPVSPALDRRALTVQAPSRSVLLGVARAGGRFVAVGERGIAVISDDGCRTWQQAQVPVSVSLTAVAFADDRRGYATGHGGTVLGTTDGGLTWKRLLDGRVIAAKMQETAMREGDAAQRQAADRMVADGPDKPLLDLVVSSPTDVFVVGAYGIALATADGGNTWSVRSSLLDNPKGLHLYAVRRRGQIIAIAGEQGLLLRSDDGGLSFRRLSLPYQGSFFTLELPSAREVITAGMRGNVWRSADAGSTWQQLPSPSGAAIVASGLRADGSVVLASQAGQLISSTGASLEVMKLPPLPPLTGVLPLTGEALLALSVEGAHLLPPLAGKTTS from the coding sequence ATGAAGCGGCGCACCTTCGTTGTGTCCCTTTCAACCTGCGGTAGTGCCTGGGCCAGCCCGGTGAGTCCCGCCCTGGATCGACGCGCCTTGACGGTGCAAGCGCCCTCTCGCTCGGTGTTGCTTGGGGTCGCGCGCGCAGGAGGCCGCTTTGTGGCAGTCGGCGAGAGAGGCATTGCGGTGATTTCGGACGACGGCTGCCGCACGTGGCAGCAAGCACAGGTGCCGGTCAGCGTGTCGCTCACTGCCGTCGCGTTCGCGGATGATCGGCGAGGCTATGCGACGGGTCACGGTGGCACCGTCCTCGGCACCACGGATGGCGGTCTGACCTGGAAGCGCCTCCTGGACGGACGCGTGATCGCGGCGAAGATGCAGGAAACTGCCATGCGCGAGGGAGATGCAGCCCAGCGCCAGGCCGCCGATCGGATGGTGGCGGACGGCCCTGACAAGCCATTGCTGGACCTCGTCGTCTCCAGTCCCACCGATGTGTTCGTCGTGGGCGCCTACGGCATCGCACTGGCCACCGCAGATGGCGGCAACACGTGGTCGGTGCGTTCGAGCCTGCTGGACAATCCCAAGGGCCTGCATCTTTACGCCGTGCGACGCCGCGGCCAGATCATCGCAATCGCCGGGGAACAGGGCCTCCTCTTGCGCTCTGACGATGGTGGCCTGAGCTTCCGCAGGCTGAGCTTGCCCTACCAGGGCAGTTTTTTCACCCTTGAACTGCCTTCCGCACGTGAAGTCATCACTGCAGGCATGCGCGGAAATGTCTGGCGCTCCGCGGACGCAGGCAGCACCTGGCAGCAGCTTCCATCGCCTTCGGGGGCCGCCATCGTTGCTTCCGGCCTGCGCGCGGACGGCAGCGTCGTGCTTGCGAGCCAGGCGGGGCAGTTGATCTCCAGCACGGGCGCGTCTCTGGAGGTGATGAAGCTTCCGCCGCTTCCGCCTCTTACCGGGGTGCTGCCTCTTACCGGAGAAGCACTTCTCGCACTCAGCGTAGAGGGCGCGCATCTCCTCCCTCCCCTTGCCGGCAAGACAACCTCCTGA